The DNA window ATTTAGACTTTTGCAATGCGCTAGGAGGCACTTCAGCCATAATAGGAAGGGCAAATGGGGTAGATTTAAAGATTATAGGTACTTATTCAAGAGCACCAAAATGTTTCACCATTATGACAAATAATGAAAATATTCAGTCTGTAAAAGATTTAAAAGGCAAAAAAATTGCAGGACCTAAGGGAACTATTTTACATCAATTGTTGATTTCTGCAGGGAATGAAGCAGGTGTGAGCATGGATGATATGGAATTTATTCAAATGGGCATAGGAAATGGTGTATCTAGTATGATGAGTGGAAATGTAGATGCAGCATTAGTTGCAGGACCAGCAGTGATCAAGGCACAAGAGGGTGGTGCACGTATTCTTAGAAATGGAGAAGGATTATTAGATGCTACGATTGTCATTGGGGCAAGAGGAGAATTTTTAAAAGAGCATCCTGATCTTGTAGAAAAATATATGAATGTTCATGAGAAAGCATTAAAATTCATGGAAGAAAATCAAGAAAAAATGTTTGAAATGGTAGCAAAGGAAAATGGAGTTTCTGTGGAAGATGTAAAAACTATGTATCCATGGTATGATTTTAATCCAACTATTACAGAAAAGGATGTAAAGGAGTTAGAAAAAACACAAGATTTTCTATTCGATAACGGTATGATTCAAGAAAAAATAGATATAAAAACTCTTTTTGTAGAAAAGTAAATAGGATGTAGATGAATCTAGGATTCAGCGTATATAATAAAAGTCATATGTTTTTAGGATAAAGTTACCTAAGAACATGTGATTTTTTTTAATTGATTTAAATAAAGAAATCAATTAAAAATTTAAGCATTGAAAAAATGCTCGACAAAGTATTACAGAATTTTTAATACGATTGTGGTAAAGTGATATTTGGCATATTAGAAAAAAGGGGGAGTTCAATTGAAAATCAAAAGAATAGTAACATTACCAATTGTATTAGTACTTGTATTCAGTATGATGATTAGCCCTATAAGTCAGCATACTGCATATGCTCAAAGTGATAATACTATAAACAAATATCCCAAAGTTAAAAGTGATCATATATTTGATAATCCTACTACAGCGCCGGCTTTAAGGATTGAAGAAATGAATCTAGATGAATTTGGAACAAAAAAGCAAAATTTTCTATTGAAATTAGAAAATGCAAAATGGGCTAAGAATGATAACTTTCATGATAGTACCTTTGAAAAAGAGATGGAGAGTATATGTGATGGATTAAGTGTTACAAAATTAGATGATACTACTGTAGAAGCACAAGTATATAATGATTTATCTAGTCGCCATACTAAATTAAACTTTAAGATACCTATGCTTGTAGAAGTACAGGATGAAGGGGAAGTAAAAGTAATTATAGATTCACGAGATAGTTATTTATCATCTGGAACATATACTTTTGCTATAGCAACAAATTTAGATACAATAACAACGATAGAAGATACAGATGCTTTTAAGGATAATATCGAATTAAAAACGATTGATATAGAAGAAGCAAGTATAGGCTCGTTGCCAATAGAGAATGGAAAAATAAAATTAGAATTACCTGATGGATTTGAATGGACATCAGGAGGTGATATTATAGCAATTTTTGGACTACAAGGAGCAACAGGAGTTGTAAGTATAATTGGAAATACATTAGAAATAACAATGGATTATAGTAAAGCATATAATAGAGATAGACGAGGTGATATTTTTATAAAGGGAGCGTCTATAAAAGCATTACCAGAAGCTATTTCTGGTGATGTAACAGTGAAAGTCAGTGGGGATAATGTAACAGAAGCAGAAATGGTAGTTGCATCTTATGAGAAAGAAGAAGCTATGGCTGAAGTAGAATATCCTGTAAATCAATCAATTGTATATCTAAAAGGAAAGAAAGTAATAACAGATACTCCAAATAAATTGATTGATCAGCATGTATATGCACCTATACGTGCTGTAGCAAAAGGGTTAGGAGTATCATCTTCTGAAATATTCTGGGATGGAAAAACTAAGACAATCTCTATTTTAAGAAAAAATAAAGTTGTACAGTTAGTGATTAGTTCATCTGAGCTGAAAGTAAATGGATTGGTTACAAATATGGATGTATCACCCCAAATGATAGATGGAAGAACCTATATACCAGCGAAATATGTATTTGAAGCTTTTGGTTTTAAAGTATCAGAAGATGAAAAAGCATTAAAGATAATAAATGGTCATGATTCAAATGAAAAAGATAGTAAGATGGAAACAGAGTATCCTGTAGATCAAAGAGTTATATATTTTAATGGAATAAAAGTAATGAATGAGACACCTAATAAGTGGATTAATCAACATATCTATATACCTGTAAACTTAGTAGCAAGAGGATTAGGAAATGTAGAAGTATTTTGGGATGGAGCAACTAAAACAGTCACTATTTTAGGACTAGATAAAGAAGTGAAATGTGTAGTTGGATCATCTGAACTACAAGTCAATGAATCAGTTATAGATATGGGTGTAGCACCAATGATAATCGATGGAAAAGTTTATATACCAGCAAAATATGTATTTGAAGCTTTTGGTTTCAAAGTATCTGAAGATAGTAAACGATTGAAAGCAACAAATGATCCTTCATTTAAAGAAGTTTATACAATCAATACAAAAGATTTTTCACAATATAAACAAAGTGAAGATTTTACATTAGATTTATCCAAAATTACAGTTACAAATTCTGATGGGAATCAAGTAAATAAAACAATTATATTTGTCCCTGAAGAAGCTTTAGCTAAATATGTGATAGACAAAAAAGTAATGAAAATCTCTAAGGATATTCCTGTAGGTGTTTATACTATTACAGCTATACTTGATGAAGATCAATCTATAAAAACAACTTTCAAGCTTACAATTTCTAATAAGCCATCTAATGTAAGTTCTGGAGGTGGTGGAGGTGGTGGAGGCGGTGGCGGCGGTGGCGCTACAGCACCTGATTCAGCAAAAGAAACCACAAAAGCAGTAAAAAAAGCTTTAGAAAATAAAAAGGTAAAAGAAATTAAAATTGAAGTAAAAGCGCCAAAAGGGAAAAAAGCAGCTAAAGCAACATTATCAAAAGATACATTAAAAGATATTATAAAAGCAAATAAACCTTTAACAGTAGCAACAAAGCAAGTTATGCTAACATTTGAACCCGAGGTTTTAAGTACTGAAGGTATGGGAGTTAAAGAAACTGTAGAAATTTCTGCAAAACCTCTAGAACAAAAAGAAGCAAAAGAAATGTTAAAAAAAGCTACAGAAAATAATACAGGGATCATTTCAGTTGGTTCTGAAATATTTGAATTCAGAGCAGAGGTAATGAATGATGATAAAGTAGTAGATTCAATGCATGAATTTAAAAAGTCAGTAGCAATAAGTGTTGATCTTTCTGAAAAGAAATTATTAAAAAGTGATATAGCTAAATTAACTGGAATTAGATATGTAAAAAATAAAGATGGAAGTATTACACCAGTTCAACTAGGTGGGGAATACGACGCCAAATCAAAAACATTTACATTTTATACAGATGAATTTAGTTTCTATGGAGTGGCAATGACAGAAGATGTGAAAGTAATAAACTTAAGTATTGGTAATACTGAGATTACTGTTGATGGTGAAACTACTACAACGGATGTAGCACCAATCATTTTATTAGACCGAACAATGGTACCCTTAAGATTTGTTGCTGAAACATTAGGTGCAAA is part of the Crassaminicella profunda genome and encodes:
- a CDS encoding stalk domain-containing protein; the encoded protein is MKIKRIVTLPIVLVLVFSMMISPISQHTAYAQSDNTINKYPKVKSDHIFDNPTTAPALRIEEMNLDEFGTKKQNFLLKLENAKWAKNDNFHDSTFEKEMESICDGLSVTKLDDTTVEAQVYNDLSSRHTKLNFKIPMLVEVQDEGEVKVIIDSRDSYLSSGTYTFAIATNLDTITTIEDTDAFKDNIELKTIDIEEASIGSLPIENGKIKLELPDGFEWTSGGDIIAIFGLQGATGVVSIIGNTLEITMDYSKAYNRDRRGDIFIKGASIKALPEAISGDVTVKVSGDNVTEAEMVVASYEKEEAMAEVEYPVNQSIVYLKGKKVITDTPNKLIDQHVYAPIRAVAKGLGVSSSEIFWDGKTKTISILRKNKVVQLVISSSELKVNGLVTNMDVSPQMIDGRTYIPAKYVFEAFGFKVSEDEKALKIINGHDSNEKDSKMETEYPVDQRVIYFNGIKVMNETPNKWINQHIYIPVNLVARGLGNVEVFWDGATKTVTILGLDKEVKCVVGSSELQVNESVIDMGVAPMIIDGKVYIPAKYVFEAFGFKVSEDSKRLKATNDPSFKEVYTINTKDFSQYKQSEDFTLDLSKITVTNSDGNQVNKTIIFVPEEALAKYVIDKKVMKISKDIPVGVYTITAILDEDQSIKTTFKLTISNKPSNVSSGGGGGGGGGGGGGATAPDSAKETTKAVKKALENKKVKEIKIEVKAPKGKKAAKATLSKDTLKDIIKANKPLTVATKQVMLTFEPEVLSTEGMGVKETVEISAKPLEQKEAKEMLKKATENNTGIISVGSEIFEFRAEVMNDDKVVDSMHEFKKSVAISVDLSEKKLLKSDIAKLTGIRYVKNKDGSITPVQLGGEYDAKSKTFTFYTDEFSFYGVAMTEDVKVINLSIGNTEITVDGETTTTDVAPIILLDRTMVPLRFVAETLGAKVDWNNDTKTANINLDDKIVSVTIGVKSNGMDIAPVLVDDRTLVPLRYVSENLGASVKWFEDTKSIEIVK
- a CDS encoding ABC transporter substrate-binding protein, with amino-acid sequence MKKFTTLLCMICVLMLVLAGCGNGANEEASVSDEQNQVKEINVSYVTAPLNVPSIVEKHENLFEEEFGDIKINFPEITQGSKMTEAVATGDLDFCNALGGTSAIIGRANGVDLKIIGTYSRAPKCFTIMTNNENIQSVKDLKGKKIAGPKGTILHQLLISAGNEAGVSMDDMEFIQMGIGNGVSSMMSGNVDAALVAGPAVIKAQEGGARILRNGEGLLDATIVIGARGEFLKEHPDLVEKYMNVHEKALKFMEENQEKMFEMVAKENGVSVEDVKTMYPWYDFNPTITEKDVKELEKTQDFLFDNGMIQEKIDIKTLFVEK